The following are from one region of the Hemibagrus wyckioides isolate EC202008001 linkage group LG24, SWU_Hwy_1.0, whole genome shotgun sequence genome:
- the si:ch211-199g17.2 gene encoding uncharacterized protein si:ch211-199g17.2 isoform X3 yields MKPFQLICQNCNMQYESLKDFKAHVRSYKHKQEVTKLFGTALHKGPVYFPILVFLDYLKNPNQTPPLIGFDMVTMFITPEKIGAFYLCHVCEEQLSSNYVVPHLCSVEHYFNYLANTNPELLRFAWLNDSFSYLQSSAIKEYTTNGCGALRMFELPKLLLKRCKKMPYRQVMSVFSKTDKLTEHIQASIPQRKTIQEYIADPARTNPLLGINLLLEYSCPKKEGRCGYLCTLCQKKLSAAQIISHCISFDHIYWYLKAAHPDTLDTPKSSYSHYSFSFNKKILYLANRAQTLCPPTEIESVHLDLECFNVINASSYVSVLEKLQVIRRERNQSELKVKITPGERIVFAPEEHESSASTAGDSSAQQQQKKTQIEAPVTQTRGNPICRILCAECDLMLNFIKDYKKHINGPQHRQKLMELFGRGQYNGTISQIKLYQYMWNRNSSTTPVIGLRLLTVFVQRQIQDVNTPFYLCHACELNIPVSSASMHVTSEHHCLNVFSYSKPDLVFLGCRNWLQLAKEEEQSQGKQKMVLQVCELSRKQFTKLRTLAYEKFMGIIRIHFPKLQKCVQVEKRVTLESYSKSSERKSPLLGLQFVVKYAATHHYFKCGYLCLLCEKTFPERHAITHVLSFSHIYAYLDLAHPGSLSKEDSEQESLILDLAQQAEKITPNMTLQKVDLSVGVFNEIEKNSFMSAVSVLQEVFKDKRLGELKPSVVPGARLVSSFKKEKDSSKCELQGHTSSDPEKLNTDETCTVTPMPKTEENTNSKHPDPLQTEHEKPLKSMCITSTQMQPAKPSNDATTDLSLKSSQPAKEQSEPLKLNQKPLNQEKHLDQTVKHPQLQDSSIPQQQSTELGQKTAVQKPVQSPACLIPADLQTQLSSCSELKRYLSKPDRQPVIGLKTVIECCTVGQKPFYMCVTCVERYEENAIIKHLLSHQHRLQYLESMGICDPDPGKRKVTSKWLQAQADMMEKTQGSGEAETLNLDAEDYHEILSAPIVNALDSLRLSLSKLASEIDAQSPDLESEESHGSETFKRERETEEKDIPHAHLKKTVKFTKADKEPETRKQNSDDPARSSPHLWSYLTSPTRTEPIIGLSTITEYRNSNGQHSFLCSCCKVILATQSYMGHLISPRHRFNYIKSMDPEFVVLGKDEIKISELKKKAQIVQDTEGWGCIKVVEKENKEPPKKPSKDVEMKTPAKVQKQEPSQTISETEPQDLKSSETKPTEQQNGKETNSAEVSAVTDSQNSANTQKLEPSQNGHDAGEENMLKEPQDHNNDEAKPTKQQIKKKLRKHDAVIGLNFVTCVRHDKKKLFFCELCSARGHLDHLSSETHRKAYVEHKYPGCIASGKNMKKQLNKIALSLAAVERRTGMGMKKLNVPAKVFTSLRTAPISEALSHLKVLQTKQEDGVDLKTPPIPQPEPSTFTEHGTLNNSVHHMTCSAAATQSVQQEKSPSLDNPGPVHMETGQSVSTLFAESKGANGSELAFPCTSSHLTRSQSVLKQESKHLHGIAPSETYYIPVLGQSNASMFLNVRGLSNTVIGLSSILECRGISQPTFFLCLNCAEKFSREKFCNHMTSERHQYATITTQYQEVFQQWQRQTIHQMTIRDLTENLALTEKGLDAKVIKLNKDQYESLSSADFHDAIEILQRMCGPCMDESAQLSHLARQNQRSNEISRVKSTSESVEAVKERAHQSHKSCENTRQMQELHRSQEPIKEFSSGRNSTACTSLQSQNSPKALPESKAQTPQPKHHSVVQTNLAAKSNSGKPSLHPPKPVTQRTMENSTIVNSPNHTDLKYITKHRTEADAVVGLSTVIECRSEGQASVYLCVSCSTKLDHGLINYHLVKFGHRYSYLRSRYPYMFEYWSDSDSKHENSKKLMEFAHKVEMANEDEPGQLQVIKLNCDDLTEIKAMSYDKAIIHLQKIRREQNLCALKTCITPKIKKNLIKQERIEIDVTTQCSLEQPVLHGPKKVLKRRAVQQDLLFQSIPGKKQCSDVPSSHFKQFPPIENNQEPSDCTVKQSKISGSDSDSVTQFQQESSILTTANPNRSSYSATVPDISKTSLQSKSVDHSSQTHKRTTSMHKTVLKNCEKKESSSSITAQQQKDSSVNTNTVSTLSSMKGQEIGRVSEKRPLVKKSSCENAWNYENRQFSPETPSMSNKNPVAENSTETVAMKQQGTAYSVNDYNEVLNPRSNWTNPDKYLVSSHGAATSVTTYVTPEYAITHQYAVYKHPDYPSDIAASNTAMNYESVAPGISTNATDLINANSAHTSHTVYPGLPVYQQVHQPVQSFKDPEIYSAYYACYPYNQALHINQTAADDENVTSTPALEHGVYPLASWPQVSPVLTSCTKKFCIWGN; encoded by the exons ATGAAACCCTTTCAGCTCATCTGTCAG aaCTGCAATATGCAGTATGAAAGTCTTAAGGACTTTAAAGCCCATGTCCGGAGTTACAAGCATAAGCAG GAAGTGACAAAACTTTTTGGGACAG CTCTACATAAGGGACCAG TTTACTTTCCCATCCTTGTTTTCCTGGATTACTTGAAAAACCCAAACCAGACTCCTCCACTCATTG GTTTCGACATGGTGACGATGTTTATTACTCCTGAAAAAATTGGTGCCTTTTACCTGTGCCATGTATGTGAGGAGCAGTTAAGCTCAAATTATGTTGTACCACATCTGTGCTCTGTTGAACATTACTTCAATTACTTG GCCAACACTAATCCAGAGTTGCTGCGTTTTGCTTGGCTGAATGACTCCTTTTCTTATCTGCAATCCAGTGCTATAAAAGAGTACACCACCAATGGTTGTGGCGCCCTAcgg ATGTTCGAGCTGCCAAAGTTGTTGCTGAAGAGGTGTAAAAAAATGCCATATCGTCAGG TCATGTCGGTGTTTTCCAAAACAGACAAGCTAACAGAACATATCCAAG CCAGTATACCGCAGAGGAAAACCATTCAGGAATACATTGCAGACCCTGCCAGAACTAATCCATTATTGG gCATAAACCTACTGCTTGAGTACTCTTGTCCAAAGAAAGAGGGACGTTGTGGGTATCTCTGTACTCTGTGCCAGAAGAAATTGTCAGCTGCTCAAATCATCTCCCATTGCATCAGCTTTGATCACATTTACTGGTATCTG AAAGCTGCTCACCCGGACACTTTGGACACTCCCAAGAGCAGTTACAGTCACTATTCCTTCAGTTTCAACAAGAAGATTCTTTATCTGGCCAATCGGGCACAGACGCTCTGCCCTCCAACAGAAATAGAG AGTGTCCATCTGGATCTGGAATGCTTTAATGTCATAAACGCCTCAAGCTATGTAAGCG TGCTGGAAAAGCTGCAGGTTATACGGCGAGAGAGAAACCAGAGTGAACTGAAAGTTAAAATTACACCAGGAGAACGGATCG TGTTTGCTCCAGAAGAGCATGAGTCATCTGCTAGCACAGCCGGAGACAGCTCAGCACAgcaacagcagaagaaaacaCAAATAG AAGCTCCTGTCACTCAAACTAGAGGCAATCCAATATGCAGAATTTTGTGTGCA GAATGTGACCTGATGTTGAACTTTATAAAAGACTACAAGAAGCATATAAACGGACCGCAGCACAGACAG AAACTCATGGAGCTTTTTGGACGAG GCCAGTACAATG GTACCATCTCTCAGATTAAACTGTACCAGTACATGTGGAACCGCAACTCATCAACTACCCCAGTCATAG gcctGCGATTGCTCACTGTGTTTGTACAGAGGCAAATCCAAGATGTTAATACACCGTTCTACCTGTGCCATGCGTGTGAGCTTAACATCCCTGTCTCCTCCGCATCCATGCACGTTACATCTGAACATCACTGCTTAAATGTCTTT TCGTACTCCAAACCGGACCTTGTTTTTCTTGGATGTCGGAATTGGCTCCAGTtggcaaaagaagaagaacagagtCAGGGAAAGCAGAAGATGGTCCTGCAA GTGTGTGAGCTTTCACGTAAGCAGTTTACAAAACTCAGGACCCTGGCATATGAGAAAT TCATGGGAATAATTAGGATTCACTTTCCAAAACTGCAAAAATGTGTTCAAG TTGAGAAGCGAGTGACACTGGAGTCATACTCTAAAAGTTCTGAAAGGAAGTCTCCACTGCTTG GTCTGCAGTTCGTGGTGAAATATGCTGCAACCCATCATTATTTCAAATGCGGGTATCTGTGCTTGCTGTGTGAAAAGACATTTCCAGAAAGACACGCCATTACCCATGTTTTGAGCTTTTCCCACATATATGCCTATCTT GACCTGGCCCATCCTGGTTCCTTGAGCAAAGAGGATTCTGAGCAGGAGTCTCTTATCTTGGACTTGGCACAGCAGGCAGAGAAAATCACTCCTAATATGACTTTACAG AAAGTGGACTTGAGCGTTGGAGTGTTTAACGAAATTGAAAAAAACTCCTTTATGTCTG CTGTCAGTGTGCTGCAAGAGGTTTTTAAAGATAAACGACTGGGAGAACTCAAGCCTTCTGTTGTTCCAGGAGCAAGATTAG TCTCCAGTTTTAAGAAGGAGAAAGACTCTTCGAAGTGTGAACTACAAGGGCATACGTCATCAGACCCAGAGAAGCTGAACACTGATGAAACATGCACCGTTACACCCATGccaaaaacagaagagaataCTAATTCAAAACATCCTGATCCCTTACAAACAGAACATGAAAAGCCTCTGAAAAGCATGTGTATAACCTCAACTCAGATGCAGCCTGCTAAACCATCTAATGATGCAACAACAGATTTGAGCTTGAAATCTTCACAGCCTGCAAAAGAGCAGTCTGAGCCACTGAAATTAAACCAGAAGCCTCTGAATCAAGAAAAACATCTTGACCAAACTGTAAAACATCCTCAGCTTCAAGACTCGAGTATACCTCAACAGCAGAGTACAGAACTGGGACAAAAAACTGCTGTGCAGAAGCCAGTACAGTCTCCAGCTTGCTTGATTCCAGCAG ATCTTCAGACCCAGTTGTCAAGTTGTTCTGAACTCAAGCGCTACCTGAGCAAACCTGACAGACAACCTGTAATAG gtttAAAAACTGTGATTGAGTGTTGCACCGTTGGTCAAAAACCATTCTACATGTGTGTCACATGTGTAGAAAGATATGAGGAGAACGCCATAATAAAGCATCTTTTAAGCCACCAACACAGACTCCAATATCTG GAATCTATGGGAATCTGTGATCCTGATCCAGGCAAAAGAAAGGTGACCTCCAAATGGTTGCAAGCCCAAGCAGATATGATGGAGAAGACTCAAGGATCTGGAGAGGCAGAG aCACTAAACTTGGATGCTGAAGATTACCATGAGATCCTCAGTGCACCTATTGTAAATG CTTTGGACAGTCTAAGGCTGTCTCTCTCCAAGTTGGCGTCTGAGATTGACGCGCAAAGTCCAGACTTAGAAAGTGAAGAGAGCCACGGATCTGAAA CATTCAAAAGGGAaagagaaactgaagaaaaggACATTCCACATGCTCACCTAAAAAAGACTGTGAAGTTCACAAAGGCTGACAAGGAGCCGGAAACTCGTAAACAAA ATTCTGATGATCCTGCTCGAAGTTCACCACATTTATGGTCTTACCTCACAAGCCCCACTCGAACAGAGCCAATAATCG GTTTGAGTACGATCACAGAATATCGTAATTCCAATGGTCAGCACTCCTTTCTGTGCTCCTGCTGCAAAGTAATCCTTGCCACTCAGAGTTACATGGGCCACCTGATTAGCCCTCGTCACCGCTTCAATTACATT AAAAGCATGGATCCAGAGTTTGTTGTGCTCGGGAAAGACGAAATCAAAATTTCAGAGCTAAAAAAGAAAGCACAGATTGTACAGGACACTGAAGGCTGGGGATGCATCAAG GtggtagaaaaagaaaataaggagCCTCCAAAAAAGCCATCAAAAG ATGTTGAAATGAAGACTCCAGCCAAAGTCCAGAAACAAGAGCCATCTCAAACCATCAGTGAGACTG agCCACAGGACCTTAAGAGCAGTGAGACAAAACCTACAGAACAGCAGAACGGGAAGGAAACTAACAGCGCTGAAGTCAGTGCTGTGACTG ATTCTCAGAACTCAGCTAACACCCAGAAACTGGAGCCGTCGCAAAATGGACATGACGCAGGCGAGGAAAACATGCTAAAAG AGCCACAAGACCATAACAATGATGAGGCAAAACCTACAAAACAGCAGATTAAGAAAAAATTAAGGAAGCATGATGCTGTGATTG GATTGAATTTTGTTACTTGTGTGCGCCATGACAAAAAGAAGCTGTTCTTCTGTGAACTCTGCTCTGCCCGAGGTCATTTAGACCACTTGTCTAGCGAGACTCACAGGAAAGCCTATGTG GAACATAAATACCCTGGTTGTATTGCAAGTGGCAAAAATATGAAGAAGCAGCTGAATAAGATAGCACTGAGTTTAGCAGCAGTGGAGAGAAGAACTGGGATGGGAATGAAG AAACTGAATGTCCCTGCTAAAGTCTTCACATCCTTGCGTACTGCTCCTATTAGTGAAG CCCTGAGTCACCTAAAAGTGCTGCAGACAAAGCAAGAAGATGGAGTGGACCTGAAAACTCCTCCTATTCCCCAACCTGAACCTAGCACCTTCACAGAACATG GTACACTCAACAATTCTGTTCATCATATGACATGTTCTGCTGCAGCTACCCAGTCTGTGCAGCAGGAGAAATCCCCCTCACTGGACAATCCGG GTCCTGTTCATATGGAGACAGGGCAAAGTGTCTCAACTTTGTTTGCTGAGTCCAAAGGAGCAAATGGATCAGAGCTTGCATTTCCCTGCACTTCTAGTCACTTGA CACGTAGCCAGTCTGTCCTAAAACAGGAAAGCAAGCATCTGCATGGCATTGCACCGTCAGAAACATACTATATTCCag TGCTGGGACAGAGTAACGCCTCCATGTTTCTAAATGTGAGGGGACTTTCTAATACAGTTATAG GTCTGTCTAGTATATTGGAGTGTCGAGGAATTTCACAGCCCACTTTCTTCCTGTGTCTAAACTGTGCTGAGAAATTTAGCAGAGAGAAGTTTTGTAATCATATGACCAGTGAACGACACCAATACGCAACCATT acaactCAGTATCAAGAGGTATTTCAGCAATGGCAAAGGCAGACTATTCATCAGATGACCATTCGTGACTTAACAGAAAACCTGGCATTGACAGAAAAGGGGTTAGATGCTAAG GTCATCAAGTTGAACAAAGACCAGTACGAATCTCTGTCTTCAGCAGACTTCCATGATG CAATTGAAATACTACAGAGGATGTGTGGACCCTGTATGGATGAAAGTGCCCAACTATCACACTTGGCACGACAGAATCAGAGAAGCAATG AAATCTCTAGAGTGAagtcaacatcagagtctgtaGAAGCTGTAAAAGAAAGAGCTCATCAGTCCCATAAAAGCTGTGAAAACACAAGACAAATGCAGGAACTTCACAGGAGCCAAGAACCAATCAAAG AATTTTCTAGTGGTAGAAACAGTACAGCATGTACCAGCTTGCAGAGTCAAAACTCTCCAAAAGCCTTGCCAGAGAGTAAGGCTCAAACACCACAGCCCAAACATCATTCTGTGGTGCAGACAAACCTGGCAGCTAAGTCTAACAGCGGAAAACCTTCGCTCCACCCTCCTAAACCAGTCACTCAAAGAACAATGGAAAACTCTACAATAG TGAACTCCCCCAATCATACTGACTTGAAGTACATCACCAAGCATAGAACAGAGGCAGATGCTGTGGTTG GTCTGAGTACAGTGATTGAGTGCAGAAGTGAAGGTCAGGCTTCAGTGTACTTATGTGTGTCCTGCTCCACCAAACTCGACCATGGCCTCATCAACTACCACCTGGTGAAGTTTGGCCACAGATACAGTTACTTG AGAAGCCGTTACCCCTATATGTTTGAGTACTGGTCTGATTCTGATAGTAAACATGAGAATTCCAAGAAGCTAATGGAATTTGCTCACAAAGTGGAGATGGCCAATGAGGATGAGCCTGGTCAGCTACAG GTGATAAAACTGAACTGTGATGACCTGACAGAAATAAAAGCGATGTCCTATGATAAAG CCATCATACACTTGCAGAAAATCAGAAGAGAGCAAAATCTTTGTGCTCTCAAAACTTGCATTACTCCCAAGATCAAAAAAA ATTTGATAAAACAGGAGAGAATTGAAATAGACGTAACGACCCAATGTTCACTGGAGCAACCAG TTTTACATGGACCAAAGAAAGTTTTAAAGCGCAGAGCTGTTCAACAAGATTTACTATTTCAGTCCATTCCAGGGAAAAAACAATGCTCTGATGTCCCATCCAGCCATTTCAAACAGTTCCCTCCCATAGAGAATAACCAGGAACCATCAGATTGCACAGTAAAGCAAAGCAAGATCTCAGGTAGTGATTCAGACAGTGTTACACAGTTCCAGCAGGAGTCTTCTATTTTGACCACAGCCAATCCAAATAGATCTTCGTATTCGGCAACAGTTCCTGACATTTCGAAAACTTCTCTGCAGTCTAAAAGTGTAGACCACAGTTCTCAGACTCATAAAAGAACTACTTCCATGCATAAAACTGTGCTCAAAAACTGTGAAAAAAAGGAATCTTCATCCTCCATTACTGCACAGCAGCAAAAGGACTCCAGTGTGAACACCAATACAGTTAGTACTCTCTCTTCCATGAAGGGCCAAGAAATTGGTCGGGTGTCTGAAAAAAGACCTCTGGTGAAAAAGAGCTCATGTGAGAATGCCTGGAATTATGAAAACCGACAGTTTAGCCCTGAAACACCCAGTATGTCTAATAAAAACCCAGTAGCTGAAAATTCGACTGAGACTGTGGCTATGAAGCAGCAAGGCACTGCATACTCAGTGAACGATTACAATGAAGTGCTTAATCCTCGCTCTAACTGGACAAATCCTGATAAATATCTGGTCTCCAGTCATGGCGCAGCAACTTCTGTCACTACTTATGTGACACCTGAATATGCAATAACTCATCAATATGCCGTGTATAAGCATCCCGATTACCCTTCAGATATTGCTGCATCCAATACAGCCATGAATTATGAATCGGTTGCCCCAGGTATTTCTACAAATGCTACAGACTTAATAAATGCAAATTCTGCGCACACATCGCATACAGTTTATCCAGGTTTACCAGTTTATCAACAGGTTCACCAGCCAGTTCAATCATTCAAGGACCCTGAGATATATTCAGCCTATTATGCATGCTATCCTTACAATCAGGCTCTTCACATTAACCAAACAGCAGCAGATGATGAAAATGTCACTTCCACACCTGCACTTGAACATGGTGTGTACCCACTGGCTAGCTGGCCACAAGTAAGTCCCGTTCTGACATCCTGTACCAAGAAATTTTGTATATGGGGAAACTga